The following coding sequences are from one Bradyrhizobium sp. WSM471 window:
- a CDS encoding CAP domain-containing protein, with amino-acid sequence MGIRGTMVHRVVGSLIAGLLLHATTPAMAEAPAELISSFRLKHGEVRVVRDSTLDRIAMDQARAMATKDDLSHDALGPFNRRVAPAGAGRAAENIAYGYDNFEKTLGQWIDSSGHRKNLLLHNASRVGIASAKNASGKRTYWAMVIAGDYEPKGKGKKDKEPLVAVKREAAPASKPKSGGCHIKLLGLCI; translated from the coding sequence ATGGGCATTCGGGGGACAATGGTGCATCGTGTGGTTGGCAGCCTGATCGCCGGCCTTCTGCTGCACGCCACCACGCCCGCAATGGCCGAGGCTCCGGCCGAGCTGATCTCCAGCTTCCGCCTCAAGCATGGTGAGGTCCGCGTCGTCCGCGATTCGACCCTCGACCGCATCGCCATGGACCAGGCGCGCGCGATGGCGACGAAGGACGACCTCAGTCACGACGCCCTCGGCCCGTTCAACCGCCGCGTCGCACCGGCCGGCGCAGGCCGCGCCGCCGAGAACATCGCCTACGGCTACGACAATTTCGAGAAGACCCTCGGACAGTGGATCGACTCGTCGGGACACCGCAAGAATTTGCTGCTGCACAACGCTTCCCGCGTGGGGATCGCGAGCGCGAAAAACGCCAGCGGCAAACGTACCTATTGGGCGATGGTGATCGCCGGCGACTACGAACCGAAGGGCAAAGGCAAGAAGGACAAGGAGCCCCTGGTTGCCGTGAAACGCGAAGCCGCTCCTGCAAGCAAGCCCAAATCCGGCGGCTGCCACATCAAGCTGCTCGGCCTCTGCATTTAA
- a CDS encoding phytoene/squalene synthase family protein has translation MSGSVPPPDSAAFCADLVRSHDFARYAATLFAPAAERRALLALYAFNVEIVRVRDQVSQPLPGEIRLQWWTDMLSGQVHGSAEGNPVAAELLRAIRDFDLPVEPLSLLADEHQFDLYNDPMPTMAALEGYLAATSSALFDLAARIMGPSSEAAEHLARHAGLAQGIVEVIANLPRDAARRQLFLPQQVLASHDCDVEDVFAGKETPNLRAALDQLLAEARQHLTTALSLLVDVPVSVRPAFLPLGQARADLKRLSQPGRNLFTPQPSSRLHTLWTLWRASRSREFTK, from the coding sequence ATGAGTGGCTCCGTGCCGCCGCCGGATTCTGCCGCGTTCTGTGCTGACCTCGTGCGCAGCCACGACTTTGCGCGCTATGCCGCGACCCTGTTCGCGCCTGCTGCCGAGCGCCGTGCGCTGCTGGCGCTCTACGCCTTCAATGTCGAGATCGTCCGCGTCCGCGACCAGGTGAGCCAGCCCTTGCCCGGTGAAATCCGCCTGCAATGGTGGACCGACATGCTGTCGGGCCAGGTCCATGGCAGCGCCGAGGGCAATCCGGTGGCGGCGGAGCTGCTCCGCGCAATTCGTGATTTCGACCTGCCGGTCGAACCGCTGTCGCTACTCGCCGACGAGCATCAATTCGATCTCTACAACGACCCAATGCCGACAATGGCGGCGCTGGAGGGCTACCTCGCGGCGACCTCATCGGCGCTGTTCGATCTCGCCGCCCGGATCATGGGACCATCGTCGGAGGCGGCCGAGCATCTCGCCCGCCATGCCGGGCTGGCGCAGGGCATCGTAGAGGTCATCGCCAATCTGCCGCGCGATGCGGCGCGCCGGCAATTGTTCCTGCCGCAGCAGGTGCTGGCGAGCCACGATTGCGACGTGGAAGACGTCTTCGCCGGCAAGGAGACGCCAAACTTGCGCGCCGCGCTGGACCAGCTCTTGGCCGAGGCGCGGCAACATTTGACGACGGCCTTGTCGCTGCTCGTGGACGTGCCGGTATCAGTGCGTCCAGCGTTCCTTCCGCTCGGACAAGCGCGGGCCGACCTCAAGCGCCTGTCGCAGCCCGGGCGCAATCTATTTACGCCGCAGCCGTCATCGCGGCTGCATACGCTGTGGACGCTTTGGCGGGCTTCACGTTCGCGGGAATTTACCAAATAG
- a CDS encoding aminotransferase class V-fold PLP-dependent enzyme, with product MMDIDRIRCDTPAASRLAYLHNAGAALMSAPVVAAMKEHIDLESEIGGYAAADREAPRLESVYGSVARLLNAAPDEIALMENATVAWQMAFYALPFRQGDRILTAEAEYAANYVAFLQVGKRTGVSIDIVPSDASGELDVDALERMIDGRVKLIAITWVPTNGGLVNPAAAVGKIARARGIPYLLDACQAVGQMSVDVEAIGCDMLSATGRKFLRGPRGTGFLYVRRAMLQQLEPPMIDHFAAPWVSRDAYRLRDDARRFETWENNYAARLGLGTAVDYALDIGIGPIEQRCRMLADRLRGGLATIRGIRVRDLGRAPGAIVSFTVEGYEADTIVSDAAAAGITIGASDPSSTRIDAEIRALPPVVRASPHYYNTEAEIDRLIAHLEALTPR from the coding sequence ATGATGGATATCGACCGAATTCGTTGCGACACCCCGGCTGCCTCTCGGCTCGCCTATCTCCACAACGCGGGCGCGGCGCTGATGTCGGCGCCGGTTGTTGCGGCGATGAAGGAACACATCGATCTGGAGAGCGAGATCGGAGGCTATGCCGCCGCCGACCGTGAGGCGCCCCGGCTTGAATCCGTCTACGGCTCAGTGGCCCGCCTGCTGAATGCCGCGCCTGATGAGATCGCCCTCATGGAGAACGCGACGGTTGCCTGGCAGATGGCGTTCTACGCGCTTCCATTTCGTCAGGGCGACCGGATCCTGACCGCCGAGGCGGAGTACGCTGCCAACTATGTCGCCTTTCTCCAGGTCGGCAAGCGAACAGGCGTCTCGATCGACATCGTGCCGAGCGATGCTAGCGGCGAGCTCGACGTTGACGCGCTCGAACGCATGATCGATGGGCGCGTGAAGCTGATTGCGATCACATGGGTTCCGACCAATGGCGGGCTGGTCAATCCGGCTGCGGCCGTCGGCAAGATCGCACGAGCGCGAGGCATTCCTTATCTGCTCGACGCCTGCCAGGCGGTCGGACAGATGTCGGTCGACGTCGAGGCCATCGGCTGTGACATGTTGTCGGCGACTGGACGTAAATTCCTCCGCGGCCCGCGCGGCACCGGCTTCCTCTACGTCCGCCGCGCGATGCTGCAGCAGCTCGAACCGCCAATGATCGACCACTTCGCCGCACCCTGGGTCTCCCGGGACGCTTATCGGCTGCGTGACGATGCGCGTCGTTTCGAGACTTGGGAGAACAACTACGCAGCCCGGCTTGGGCTGGGCACGGCTGTCGATTATGCCCTCGATATCGGGATCGGCCCCATCGAGCAGCGTTGCCGCATGTTGGCGGACCGCCTAAGGGGCGGCCTTGCGACCATTCGCGGCATCAGAGTTCGCGACCTCGGACGCGCGCCGGGAGCCATCGTCAGCTTCACGGTGGAAGGGTACGAGGCGGACACGATCGTCAGCGACGCGGCCGCCGCCGGCATCACGATCGGTGCGTCAGATCCATCGAGCACGCGCATCGATGCCGAAATTCGCGCGCTGCCCCCGGTGGTGCGCGCCTCCCCGCATTACTACAATACGGAAGCCGAGATCGATCGGCTGATCGCCCACCTGGAAGCTTTGACGCCCCGATAG
- a CDS encoding DUF1127 domain-containing protein, with protein sequence MLLSLIRMIQAFRDYQRNVAELSQLSDRELADIGLDRSDIPRVAAGQYQG encoded by the coding sequence ATGCTGCTCTCGCTCATCCGCATGATCCAGGCTTTCCGGGACTATCAGCGCAATGTTGCCGAGCTGTCCCAGCTCAGCGATCGCGAGCTGGCCGATATCGGCCTCGATCGCTCGGACATCCCGCGCGTTGCCGCCGGTCAGTATCAGGGCTGA
- a CDS encoding threonine ammonia-lyase: MAELSQSISSDLSGLPVAPDDIHAAAETIRGAVVETPCSYSRTLSHICGSDIWLKFENLQFTSSFKERGALNRLTALTPEECARGVVAMSAGNHAQGVAYHAKRLGIPATIVMPVGTPMVKVENTRHHGAEVVVTGATLEEAATYARSHGEARGMIFVHPYDDPLVIAGQGTVGLEILKAVPELDTLVVPIGGGGLISGIAIAAKSIKPSLRILGVEAWLYPSMYNAIHGGNLPARGDTLAEGIAVKSPGRITTEIVRRLVDDIALVNEAELERAVATLISIEKTVVEGAGAAGLAALMSDPSRFAGQKVGLVLSGGNIDTRLIASVLTRELAREGRLTQLSLDIPDRPGQLAAVAALLAEAGANIIEVSHQRTFSDLPAKATLLQLVIETRDSAHLDEVMAKLGASGLSARCT; the protein is encoded by the coding sequence ATGGCTGAGTTGTCCCAAAGCATCTCCTCTGATCTCAGCGGCCTTCCGGTCGCACCTGATGACATCCATGCCGCCGCCGAGACGATCCGCGGCGCCGTCGTCGAGACGCCCTGTAGCTACAGCCGAACGCTGAGCCATATCTGCGGCTCCGACATCTGGCTGAAATTCGAGAACCTCCAGTTCACGTCCTCGTTCAAGGAGCGCGGTGCGCTCAACCGCCTCACGGCGTTGACGCCGGAGGAGTGCGCGCGGGGCGTCGTCGCGATGTCGGCGGGTAACCACGCGCAGGGCGTCGCCTATCACGCCAAGCGGCTCGGCATTCCCGCCACCATCGTCATGCCGGTCGGCACGCCCATGGTGAAGGTCGAAAACACCAGGCATCACGGTGCCGAGGTGGTGGTGACGGGCGCCACGCTGGAGGAGGCGGCCACGTATGCGCGCAGCCACGGCGAAGCCCGCGGCATGATCTTCGTCCATCCCTATGACGATCCGCTCGTCATCGCGGGGCAGGGCACGGTCGGGCTCGAAATACTCAAGGCCGTGCCGGAGCTCGATACGCTGGTCGTCCCGATCGGCGGCGGTGGCCTGATCAGCGGGATCGCCATTGCCGCGAAATCGATCAAGCCGTCGCTGCGGATCCTCGGCGTCGAGGCCTGGCTCTACCCCTCGATGTACAACGCCATCCACGGCGGCAATCTGCCGGCACGTGGCGACACGCTCGCCGAAGGCATCGCGGTGAAATCGCCTGGCAGGATCACGACCGAAATCGTCCGCCGCCTGGTCGACGATATCGCGCTTGTGAACGAAGCCGAGCTCGAGCGCGCAGTCGCGACCTTGATCTCGATCGAGAAGACAGTCGTCGAGGGCGCCGGCGCCGCCGGTCTCGCCGCACTGATGTCCGACCCGTCCCGTTTCGCCGGCCAGAAGGTCGGGCTGGTGCTGAGCGGCGGCAATATCGACACGCGGCTGATCGCATCGGTCCTGACCCGCGAGTTGGCGCGCGAGGGGCGGCTCACCCAGCTGTCGCTCGACATTCCCGACAGGCCCGGCCAACTGGCTGCGGTCGCGGCACTGCTGGCCGAGGCCGGCGCCAACATCATCGAGGTCTCGCACCAGCGCACGTTCTCGGATCTTCCGGCCAAGGCGACGCTGCTGCAACTGGTGATCGAGACTCGCGACAGCGCCCATCTCGACGAGGTCATGGCGAAGCTTGGCGCATCCGGATTGAGTGCGCGCTGTACCTGA
- a CDS encoding winged helix-turn-helix domain-containing tetratricopeptide repeat protein has translation MAMILEFGPFRLDADAGILFHGAEPIPLGQRAVLLLALLVQRAGAPVSKEALIEAAWPAQAIEDSNLTVQIAAVRRILADISGEARWIETLPRRGYRYVGPSVTTSHRDHASAASAAPSLMLPDRPSIAVLPFANLSGDAEQDYFAEGMVDDIITGLSRINWLFVIARNSTFIYKGRAVDLKQVGRELGVRYVLEGSVRKTGTTVRITGQLIDTSTGGHVWAERYDRGSEDVFALQDDIALSVVGAIAPSLRRAEFNRVKRQRPDSLDAYDLVLPAQPDVDSGMPEQVTQALVLLARSIALEPTYALAHGNAAMCHHCLFLRAGLQAVNRAASIHHARSALIHGQDDALALTLAAFSIGMDGHDRSAAFTALDAALAISPSSALTYILGSVMLGWSGEADRAIEWSERGVRLSPFDPWAFAAFDAQAMGHFHRGRYEEACRAAYRSVQANPRHSITYVQLAAALAKLGRLEEARAAAARVLELHPTFRYSRQFSGVNCSPSLASSLGEALRAAGLPE, from the coding sequence ATGGCCATGATCCTTGAATTTGGTCCATTCCGTCTCGACGCCGATGCAGGAATCCTTTTCCACGGTGCCGAGCCGATCCCCCTCGGCCAGCGAGCCGTCCTGCTCTTGGCCCTGCTCGTGCAACGGGCCGGCGCGCCGGTGTCCAAGGAAGCCTTGATCGAGGCGGCGTGGCCTGCCCAGGCAATCGAGGACAGTAATTTGACCGTCCAAATCGCTGCTGTGCGGCGCATTTTGGCAGATATCTCTGGAGAGGCCCGCTGGATCGAGACCCTGCCACGGCGTGGCTATCGCTATGTGGGTCCCTCCGTTACGACGTCCCATCGGGATCACGCATCCGCCGCCTCCGCAGCGCCATCGCTGATGTTGCCTGACAGGCCGTCAATCGCGGTCTTGCCCTTCGCGAACCTGAGCGGTGATGCAGAGCAAGACTACTTTGCCGAAGGGATGGTCGACGACATCATCACCGGACTGTCGCGCATCAACTGGCTGTTCGTAATCGCGCGGAATTCGACGTTCATATACAAGGGCCGTGCGGTAGACTTGAAACAGGTCGGCCGCGAGCTTGGCGTCCGGTATGTGCTGGAAGGCAGCGTCCGGAAGACCGGCACAACGGTCCGCATCACTGGTCAGTTGATCGATACGTCGACCGGCGGGCATGTGTGGGCCGAGCGCTACGACCGCGGGTCCGAGGACGTTTTCGCCCTCCAGGATGACATCGCCCTATCGGTCGTCGGCGCCATTGCGCCGAGCCTGCGGCGCGCCGAATTCAACAGGGTCAAGCGCCAACGGCCCGACAGCCTCGATGCCTATGATCTTGTCCTGCCGGCCCAGCCGGATGTCGATTCCGGAATGCCAGAGCAGGTCACGCAAGCCCTTGTGCTGCTCGCACGTTCGATCGCGCTTGAGCCCACTTATGCGCTAGCGCACGGCAATGCCGCAATGTGCCACCATTGCCTGTTCCTTCGAGCCGGTTTGCAGGCGGTCAATCGGGCCGCGTCGATCCATCATGCACGGTCGGCTCTGATCCACGGACAGGATGACGCGCTTGCTCTCACCCTTGCGGCTTTTTCGATCGGCATGGATGGGCACGATCGTTCCGCAGCATTCACTGCACTCGACGCCGCACTCGCCATCAGCCCATCATCGGCGCTGACCTACATCCTCGGCAGCGTCATGCTCGGTTGGAGCGGCGAAGCCGACCGCGCCATCGAGTGGAGCGAAAGGGGCGTGCGGCTCAGTCCGTTCGATCCCTGGGCCTTTGCTGCGTTCGACGCGCAAGCCATGGGTCACTTCCACCGCGGTCGATATGAAGAAGCATGTCGTGCGGCCTACCGGTCGGTTCAGGCCAATCCTCGACACAGCATTACCTATGTGCAACTGGCTGCGGCGCTCGCAAAGCTCGGACGTCTGGAAGAAGCGAGGGCGGCGGCCGCCCGGGTGCTCGAGTTGCACCCGACGTTTCGCTACAGCCGGCAGTTCTCAGGCGTTAACTGTTCCCCGTCGCTTGCGTCGTCCCTTGGCGAGGCGCTTCGTGCCGCCGGCCTGCCGGAATAA
- the trmFO gene encoding methylenetetrahydrofolate--tRNA-(uracil(54)-C(5))-methyltransferase (FADH(2)-oxidizing) TrmFO: MTGPQSNTVHVIGAGLAGSEAAWQVAKSGVPVVLHEMRPTRMTEAHRTDGLAELVCSNSFRSDDAANNAVGLLHAEMRRLDSLIMRAADANQVPAGGALAVDRDGFSAAVTKALNDHPLIEIARSEVAGLPPAEWSNVIVATGPLTSAPLADAIRELTDENALAFFDAIAPIVHRESIDMSVAWFQSRYDKVGPGGTGADYINCPMTKEQYNGFVAALVAGEKTEFKEWETNTPYFDGCLPIEVMAERGPETLRHGPMKPVGLTNPHDPSTKAYAIVQLRQDNKLGTLYNIVGFQTKLKYGEQQRIFRTIPGLEKAEFARLGGLHRNTFLNSPKLLDGQLRLRAQPRLRFAGQMTGCEGYVESASVGLIAGLYAAAEVRGETLASPPVTTALGSLLGHITGGHIETIEPGTRSFQPMNINFGLFPPLASAPTKKPDGSRLRGNEKTVAKKQAMSALALADLDRWIADHLRIAAAA, encoded by the coding sequence ATGACAGGACCCCAATCAAATACCGTGCACGTGATCGGCGCAGGCCTTGCCGGCTCCGAAGCCGCCTGGCAGGTGGCCAAATCCGGCGTGCCCGTGGTGCTGCACGAGATGCGGCCGACCCGCATGACCGAGGCGCACCGCACCGACGGGCTTGCCGAGCTCGTCTGCTCCAATTCGTTCCGCTCGGACGATGCCGCCAACAACGCCGTCGGCCTGCTGCATGCCGAGATGCGCCGCCTCGATTCGCTGATCATGCGCGCAGCCGACGCCAACCAGGTGCCCGCCGGCGGCGCGCTGGCGGTGGACCGCGACGGCTTCTCGGCGGCCGTCACCAAGGCGCTGAACGATCATCCCCTGATCGAGATCGCCCGCAGCGAGGTCGCAGGCCTGCCGCCGGCCGAGTGGAGCAACGTCATCGTTGCGACCGGCCCCCTCACTTCGGCGCCGCTGGCCGACGCGATCCGCGAGTTGACCGACGAGAACGCCCTCGCCTTCTTCGACGCGATCGCGCCGATCGTGCACCGCGAATCCATCGACATGTCAGTGGCCTGGTTCCAGTCGCGCTACGATAAGGTCGGTCCCGGCGGCACCGGCGCCGACTACATCAACTGCCCGATGACAAAGGAGCAGTATAACGGCTTCGTCGCCGCGCTGGTGGCCGGCGAGAAGACCGAGTTCAAGGAATGGGAGACCAACACGCCCTATTTCGACGGCTGCCTGCCGATCGAGGTCATGGCGGAACGCGGCCCCGAGACTCTTCGCCACGGGCCGATGAAGCCGGTCGGCCTCACCAATCCGCACGATCCCAGCACCAAGGCCTACGCGATCGTGCAGCTGCGCCAGGACAACAAGCTCGGCACGCTCTACAACATCGTCGGCTTCCAGACGAAACTGAAATACGGCGAGCAGCAACGCATCTTCCGCACCATTCCGGGGCTGGAGAAGGCCGAATTTGCTCGCCTTGGCGGCCTGCATCGCAACACCTTTCTCAACTCGCCAAAGCTGCTCGACGGCCAGTTGCGCCTGCGGGCGCAGCCGCGGCTGCGCTTTGCCGGCCAGATGACGGGCTGCGAGGGCTATGTGGAATCCGCCAGCGTCGGCCTGATTGCCGGTCTCTATGCGGCAGCGGAGGTGCGCGGCGAGACGCTTGCGAGTCCGCCGGTCACGACGGCGCTCGGATCCCTGCTTGGCCACATCACCGGCGGCCATATCGAGACCATCGAGCCCGGCACGCGCTCGTTCCAGCCGATGAACATCAATTTCGGCCTGTTCCCGCCGCTCGCCAGCGCACCGACGAAGAAGCCCGACGGAAGCCGGCTGCGCGGGAACGAGAAGACGGTGGCCAAAAAGCAGGCGATGAGCGCGCTGGCGCTCGCCGATCTCGATCGCTGGATCGCCGATCACCTGCGCATTGCCGCTGCGGCGTGA
- the secF gene encoding protein translocase subunit SecF: MTTTQIVLISLGVVIAVLTVVSVLGLLPSLRIVPDDTHFDFTQFRRISFPISATLSILAIVLFFTHGLNFGIDFKGGTLMEVRAKSGTADIAQMRSTLGSLGLGEVQLQQFGGPADVLLRVAEQPGGDKAQQAAVDKVRAALGDSVDYRRVEVVGPRVSGELLSYGMLGLMLAIVSILVYLWFRFEWQFALGAMIANVHDIVLTIGFMSISQVDFDLTSIAALLTILGYSLNDTVVIYDRIREMLRRYKKMPMPQLLNESINSTLSRSIITHFTVTLALLALLLFGGHAIHSFTAVMMFGVVLVGTYTSIFIAAPILIYLGVGEHREDAVDKATPTKKSKA; encoded by the coding sequence GTGACCACTACTCAAATCGTTCTCATCTCCCTCGGCGTCGTCATTGCCGTGCTGACCGTGGTCAGCGTGCTCGGGCTGCTGCCGTCGCTGCGCATCGTGCCGGATGACACGCATTTCGACTTCACCCAGTTCCGCCGCATCTCGTTCCCGATCTCGGCGACGCTCTCGATCCTCGCCATCGTGCTGTTCTTCACGCACGGCCTGAATTTCGGCATCGACTTCAAGGGTGGCACCCTGATGGAGGTGCGTGCCAAGTCGGGCACGGCGGACATTGCGCAGATGCGGTCCACCCTCGGCAGTCTGGGCCTCGGAGAAGTCCAGCTGCAGCAATTCGGCGGCCCCGCCGACGTGCTGCTTCGCGTTGCCGAGCAGCCGGGCGGCGACAAGGCGCAGCAGGCAGCTGTCGACAAGGTCCGCGCTGCCCTCGGCGACTCCGTGGACTATCGCCGCGTCGAGGTGGTGGGGCCGCGTGTCTCCGGCGAACTGCTGAGCTACGGCATGCTCGGCCTGATGCTGGCGATCGTCTCGATCCTGGTCTATCTCTGGTTCCGCTTCGAGTGGCAGTTTGCGCTCGGCGCCATGATCGCCAACGTGCACGACATCGTGCTGACGATCGGCTTCATGTCGATCAGTCAGGTCGATTTCGACCTGACCAGCATCGCGGCGCTTCTGACCATTTTGGGCTATTCACTCAACGACACCGTCGTCATCTACGACCGCATCCGTGAAATGCTGCGGCGCTACAAGAAGATGCCGATGCCGCAGCTCCTCAACGAGTCCATCAACTCGACCCTGTCGCGCTCGATCATCACCCATTTCACCGTGACGCTGGCGCTGCTGGCCCTGCTGCTGTTCGGTGGCCATGCCATCCACAGCTTCACCGCGGTGATGATGTTCGGCGTGGTGCTGGTCGGCACCTATACCTCGATCTTCATTGCGGCCCCGATCCTGATCTATCTCGGCGTCGGCGAGCATCGCGAAGATGCGGTCGATAAGGCTACGCCGACGAAGAAAAGCAAGGCATGA
- a CDS encoding serine/threonine protein kinase has product MNLPKDDAATLSARWTEGVLLKRDVFSTVERGRFRDDDGEVDAVLRRLDEVPWWSFLLARHLFAREKHALALAKGLDVGPELLWAGRRALVRSFVDGVALHLAKPHGDLAYFRSAKAALRRLRRAGICHNDLAKEQNWLVGRDGRAYVTDFQLAACFDRRSRLYRILAYEDLRHLLKHKRSYAPEALTPRERKILAKKSFAASLWLATGKKVYRAITRGLFNFTDREGGGRRLVNDAPVLTELIRKNPAVRDTAIVAFADRRSGVGLYAFVEADQAALEGQLRNELTAANGPKPPEHIQVVHALPRNADGKPRTEILQLVAMNQLDLIEPMMKNDQDRAFLKDILEQRKNLRDRFNFEADLPAG; this is encoded by the coding sequence ATGAACCTTCCCAAAGACGATGCCGCAACACTCTCGGCGCGCTGGACCGAGGGCGTGCTGCTCAAGCGCGACGTATTCTCGACCGTCGAGCGCGGCCGATTCCGCGACGATGACGGCGAGGTCGACGCGGTGCTGCGCCGCCTCGACGAGGTGCCGTGGTGGTCATTCCTTTTGGCGCGCCATCTGTTCGCCCGCGAGAAGCATGCGCTGGCACTCGCCAAGGGACTCGATGTCGGCCCGGAGCTGCTGTGGGCCGGACGCCGCGCGCTGGTGCGCAGCTTCGTCGATGGTGTCGCGCTGCATCTGGCGAAACCGCATGGCGACCTCGCCTATTTTCGCTCGGCGAAGGCCGCGCTGCGACGGCTGCGCCGCGCCGGCATCTGCCACAACGATCTTGCCAAGGAACAGAACTGGCTGGTCGGCCGCGACGGTCGTGCCTATGTGACGGACTTCCAGCTCGCGGCCTGCTTCGACCGTCGCAGCCGGCTTTATCGCATCCTCGCCTATGAAGATCTCCGGCATCTGCTCAAGCACAAGCGCTCCTACGCACCCGAGGCGCTGACGCCGCGCGAGCGAAAGATCCTGGCGAAGAAGTCGTTCGCCGCCAGCCTCTGGCTCGCCACCGGAAAGAAGGTCTATCGGGCAATCACGCGCGGCCTGTTCAACTTCACCGACCGTGAAGGCGGCGGCCGAAGGCTCGTCAACGACGCGCCGGTGCTGACGGAATTGATCCGCAAGAACCCCGCCGTGCGCGACACCGCCATCGTCGCCTTTGCCGACCGCCGCTCCGGTGTCGGCCTCTATGCCTTCGTCGAAGCCGATCAGGCCGCGCTCGAAGGCCAATTGCGCAACGAGCTCACCGCCGCCAACGGGCCGAAGCCCCCGGAACACATCCAGGTCGTGCACGCACTGCCACGCAACGCCGACGGCAAGCCGCGCACAGAGATCCTGCAACTGGTCGCCATGAACCAGCTCGACCTGATCGAGCCGATGATGAAGAACGATCAGGACCGCGCCTTCCTCAAGGACATCCTGGAGCAGCGCAAGAACCTGCGCGACCGTTTCAATTTCGAGGCCGACCTGCCTGCTGGCTAG
- a CDS encoding Mth938-like domain-containing protein encodes MAGDPNAPHFPRSAPIEAYGKGGFAFAGMSHRGSLLCLPDAIWAWDITDPAKIDRYSLDRVFKSANSIDTLLIGTGTGVWLPPAELRQALKAARVVLDTMQTGPAVRTYNIMIGERRRVAAALIAVP; translated from the coding sequence ATGGCCGGCGATCCCAACGCACCGCATTTCCCCCGCTCGGCGCCGATCGAAGCTTATGGCAAGGGCGGCTTTGCCTTTGCCGGCATGTCGCATCGGGGATCGCTGCTTTGCTTGCCCGACGCGATCTGGGCCTGGGACATAACGGACCCCGCGAAGATCGACCGCTATTCGCTGGATCGAGTCTTCAAGTCCGCCAACAGCATCGACACGCTCCTGATCGGCACCGGAACCGGGGTCTGGCTGCCGCCGGCGGAACTGCGCCAGGCGCTCAAAGCGGCGAGGGTGGTTCTGGATACGATGCAGACCGGTCCGGCCGTGCGTACCTACAACATCATGATCGGCGAACGGCGGCGCGTCGCAGCCGCGCTGATCGCCGTGCCATGA
- a CDS encoding cupin domain-containing protein yields MNAKPLIRRSGETKGIMLRGQPMAFLVTGEDTKHTSMFDWTIPAGFATGRHVHRVQEETFYMLEGECEWHVGDEVVRAAPGTYLFIPPGVPHNITNVSEKPARVLMTVSPPGHERYFEELAKLTASGAPDAKAISELRARFDTDQLSALTTKG; encoded by the coding sequence ATGAACGCCAAACCGCTCATCCGCAGGTCCGGCGAGACCAAGGGAATCATGCTGCGCGGTCAACCGATGGCCTTCCTGGTAACCGGCGAAGATACAAAGCACACCAGCATGTTCGACTGGACGATACCGGCAGGGTTCGCCACAGGCCGGCACGTTCATCGCGTGCAGGAAGAGACCTTCTACATGCTGGAGGGCGAGTGCGAATGGCATGTCGGTGACGAAGTCGTCCGAGCGGCACCGGGGACCTATCTCTTCATTCCCCCCGGCGTCCCGCACAACATCACCAACGTCAGCGAGAAGCCAGCGCGCGTGCTCATGACGGTCTCTCCACCGGGACACGAACGCTACTTCGAGGAATTGGCCAAGCTGACCGCAAGCGGAGCCCCGGACGCGAAAGCCATCAGTGAATTGCGCGCCCGTTTCGACACCGACCAGCTGTCGGCGCTGACAACGAAAGGTTGA